A window from Malania oleifera isolate guangnan ecotype guangnan chromosome 7, ASM2987363v1, whole genome shotgun sequence encodes these proteins:
- the LOC131159356 gene encoding protein RETICULATA-RELATED 3, chloroplastic-like, which produces MATMAQLHFSPLARHYHVSDLRHISGHSTSFPSVSFPTSSPQNLSVSPLQTKLLNPNLIGKFELSVAGGNGSSGVGHSGGGGGGGDSGGWSSDSSDSSGPGVGILGLFLHGWRSRVAADPQFPFKVLMEELVGVSACVLGDMASRPNFGLNELDFVFSTLVVGSIMNFVLMYLLAPTVSASSSSLPAIFANCPKSHMFEPGAYGLFNRLGTFVYKGTLFAAVGFAAGLVGTALSNGLIKMRKKMDPNFETPNKPPPTILNALTWALHMGLSSNFRYQTLNGIEFLLAKGVPPLVFKSSVIVLRMMNNVLGGMSFVILARLTGSQSVEEEKTDSVVVGSAAEKEKLVDSSEDLSNRQSTYK; this is translated from the coding sequence ATGGCCACCATGGCTCAGCTTCATTTCTCTCCTCTCGCTAGGCACTACCATGTATCTGATCTTCGCCATATTTCCGGCCACTCAACCAGTTTTCCCTCCGTTTCTTTCCCGACCTCGTCTCCTCAAAACCTCTCCGTGTCTCCTCTACAGACAAAACTTCTCAACCCTAACTTGATCGGAAAATTTGAACTCTCGGTTGCCGGAGGCAATGGCAGCAGCGGTGTGGGGCATAGTGGCGGCGGCGGCGGTGGCGGCGACAGCGGAGGGTGGAGTTCCGATTCCAGTGATTCATCAGGGCCGGGTGTTGGGATCTTGGGTCTATTTCTCCATGGATGGAGATCTAGGGTTGCGGCTGATCCACAGTTCCCCTTCAAGGTTCTAATGGAGGAACTGGTGGGGGTAAGCGCCTGTGTTCTCGGAGACATGGCTTCCCGTCCCAATTTCGGACTCAACGAGCTCGACTTTGTTTTCTCCACTCTGGTTGTTGGATCCATTATGAATTTTGTTCTGATGTATCTTTTGGCGCCCACGGTGTCTGCTTCATCCTCCAGTCTTCCTGCCATATTTGCAAACTGTCCCAAGAGTCACATGTTTGAGCCTGGTGCATATGGTCTCTTCAATCGGCTTGGAACTTTTGTGTATAAAGGAACTCTGTTTGCTGCTGTTGGGTTTGCTGCTGGCCTCGTGGGCACCGCGCTCTCAAATGGATTGATTAAGATGAGGAAGAAGATGGATCCCAATTTTGAGACACCAAACAAACCTCCACCTACAATCTTGAATGCTCTCACTTGGGCACTTCACATGGGTTTAAGCAGTAATTTCAGATACCAAACTTTGAACGGGATCGAGTTCTTGCTGGCCAAGGGAGTTCCACCTCTTGTATTTAAGTCTTCAGTGATAGTTCTTAGAATGATGAATAACGTTCTTGGTGGAATGTCTTTTGTGATATTGGCAAGGTTAACAGGATCGCAGAGCGTTGAGGAAGAAAAGACAGATTCAGTGGTAGTTGGGTCAGCTGCAGAGAAAGAGAAGCTGGTTGATAGCAGTGAAGATTTGTCAAATAGGCAGTCTACTTATAAGTGA